From Chryseobacterium shandongense, the proteins below share one genomic window:
- a CDS encoding peptidase domain-containing ABC transporter, producing MKSFPFYLQPDSKDCGPTCLRIVSKYYGKTISLQQIRNLSETTREGSSLLGLSDAAEDLGFRSLGVQIDFNTLVEEVPLPCIVHWNKNHFVVVYKIDKNRKIYISDPSYGLITYSPQEFIKLWIGENANEKTEEGIVLILETTPAFFQTEFDDKESKASFSFLSKYLLKYKSLVIQLAIGLLAGSLLSLIFPFLTQSIVDVGIQNQDLNFIYLVLLAQIMLFIGRMGIEVIRSWILLHLSARINISIISDFFIKLMKLPISFFDTRMTGDIMQRINDHHRIEQLLTSSSLNTLFSLVNLIIFSIVLLFYDYRLFVVYLVGAAAYIGWISFFLKKRKELDYKRFSQVSEEQSKVIELINGMQEIKMHNAEKQKRWDWEFLQVKLFKIRIKSLSLEQWQSVGGNFINQMKDILVSFLSAKLVLSGNLTLGMMLSVQYIIGQLNSPLLQLIDFIKQSQDAKISLERLGEIHDKDDEEDADEQYTHDLPQKDLEIENVSFRYIGSEAHVFENLNLNIPYQKTTAIVGASGSGKTTLLKLLMKFYEPNQGEIRLGNTKLKSISPRFWRDRCGVVMQEGYIFNDTIANNIAVGEDYPDKQKLRKAVEIAHIKDFIEELPLSYNTKIGNEGLGVSGGQKQRLFIARAVYKSPEYIFFDEATSALDANNEKVIMENLEQFFKGKTAVVIAHRLSTVKHADKIIVLDKGKVVEEGNHAELVALRGEYYRLVKNQLELGN from the coding sequence GCAGCAGATCCGCAACCTCTCGGAGACCACCCGAGAGGGTAGCAGCCTTCTGGGGCTGAGTGACGCCGCCGAAGATCTTGGATTCCGCTCACTGGGCGTGCAAATCGACTTCAATACTCTTGTAGAAGAAGTCCCGCTGCCGTGTATAGTCCACTGGAACAAAAACCATTTTGTGGTCGTTTATAAAATTGATAAAAACAGGAAAATATATATTTCGGATCCCAGTTATGGACTCATCACCTACTCCCCGCAGGAATTTATCAAACTTTGGATCGGGGAAAATGCCAATGAAAAAACAGAAGAAGGGATTGTCCTGATTTTAGAAACAACCCCTGCTTTCTTCCAGACTGAATTTGATGATAAAGAAAGTAAAGCCAGTTTTTCCTTTCTTTCAAAATATCTATTAAAATACAAATCACTGGTCATCCAGCTCGCAATAGGACTTTTGGCGGGAAGCTTATTGTCCCTGATTTTTCCTTTCCTTACTCAGAGCATTGTGGATGTAGGAATTCAAAACCAGGATCTGAATTTCATTTACCTTGTTCTCTTAGCCCAGATCATGCTTTTTATCGGAAGAATGGGAATTGAGGTGATCCGGAGCTGGATTTTGCTGCACCTTTCCGCAAGGATCAATATTTCCATTATCTCCGATTTCTTTATCAAGCTCATGAAGCTGCCGATCAGCTTTTTTGATACAAGGATGACCGGAGATATCATGCAGAGAATTAATGACCATCACAGGATTGAGCAACTGCTAACCAGCTCTTCTCTAAATACCTTATTTTCACTCGTCAATCTTATTATATTCAGCATTGTCCTTCTGTTTTATGATTACAGGCTGTTTGTTGTATATCTTGTAGGAGCGGCTGCCTACATCGGGTGGATCAGCTTTTTCCTGAAAAAAAGAAAAGAACTCGATTACAAAAGGTTTTCGCAGGTTTCCGAGGAACAGAGCAAGGTGATTGAACTTATTAACGGGATGCAGGAAATAAAAATGCATAATGCCGAAAAACAAAAGAGGTGGGACTGGGAGTTTCTCCAGGTAAAGCTTTTTAAAATCCGTATAAAATCCTTATCCCTGGAGCAGTGGCAGTCAGTAGGAGGGAATTTCATCAACCAGATGAAAGATATCCTGGTAAGCTTTCTTTCCGCTAAATTAGTGTTAAGCGGAAACTTAACATTAGGAATGATGCTTTCCGTACAGTACATCATCGGGCAGCTTAACAGTCCTTTACTGCAGCTTATCGATTTTATCAAACAATCGCAGGATGCCAAAATTTCACTCGAAAGACTGGGCGAAATTCATGATAAAGATGACGAGGAAGACGCAGACGAACAATACACTCACGATCTTCCCCAAAAAGATCTTGAGATTGAGAATGTTTCCTTTCGGTATATCGGCTCAGAAGCGCATGTTTTTGAGAATTTAAATTTAAACATTCCTTACCAGAAAACTACTGCTATTGTAGGAGCCAGCGGAAGCGGGAAAACAACCCTGCTCAAGCTTCTGATGAAGTTTTATGAGCCCAATCAAGGCGAAATAAGGCTGGGCAACACCAAGCTGAAGAGTATTTCTCCCCGGTTCTGGAGAGACCGTTGCGGGGTGGTAATGCAGGAAGGCTATATTTTTAACGATACCATTGCCAACAATATTGCGGTAGGCGAAGATTATCCCGATAAGCAAAAACTTCGAAAAGCAGTAGAAATTGCCCATATTAAAGATTTTATTGAAGAGCTTCCTTTAAGCTACAACACAAAAATCGGAAATGAAGGGCTTGGTGTAAGCGGTGGGCAAAAGCAAAGGTTGTTCATTGCAAGAGCTGTGTACAAATCTCCTGAATATATTTTCTTCGATGAAGCTACTTCTGCCCTGGATGCCAATAATGAAAAAGTTATTATGGAAAACCTTGAGCAGTTCTTTAAGGGAAAAACCGCTGTAGTAATTGCCCACAGGCTTTCCACCGTAAAGCATGCCGATAAAATCATTGTTTTAGATAAAGGAAAAGTGGTAGAAGAAGGAAATCATGCTGAGCTCGTAGCTTTAAGAGGAGAATATTACCGACTGGTAAAAAATCAGCTTGAATTAGGAAATTAA
- a CDS encoding HlyD family secretion protein translates to METKKDTLDNIELRSESVQDILTQPPHWMIRWGNSIIFLILVMILIMSYIIRYPEFIPAPIVVTSQNPPEKLEARTNSKIEKIFIKDHQHVKKNQVLMVMQSTANYKDILELKKLIDSITPDQLPNFPLNKTSHFKLGELQGDYNSFAKAFQDEALFTRLQPYAPENIAANQSLSEYRVRIATLKQQKSLEQAKYEITKKNYQRSQELFQQGVIASVELENEKIKFLQAQQNLENINISLSQIEEGISNVNKTKSGTVINTEKDKITYSSQTLQLFEQLRKSLKQWEQNYLIVSNTDGEASFQQFFGENQFVKAGDAILSILPDNREKLVGRMSVPAANSGKIITGEKVLIKLDNYRYQEYGIVEGKVQNISLSPDKDGNYYVDVALPKGLKTSYNKTLTFDKELKGNAEIVTQDLRLIERFFYQMRKLLGYQS, encoded by the coding sequence TTGGAAACAAAAAAAGACACTTTAGATAATATAGAATTACGTTCTGAAAGCGTGCAGGACATCCTTACCCAACCGCCTCACTGGATGATCCGATGGGGAAATAGCATTATTTTCTTAATCCTTGTGATGATTCTCATCATGAGCTACATAATACGATATCCGGAATTTATTCCCGCTCCTATTGTCGTGACCTCACAAAATCCACCGGAGAAGCTCGAGGCACGTACCAATTCGAAAATAGAAAAAATATTCATCAAAGATCATCAACATGTTAAAAAAAATCAGGTATTGATGGTGATGCAGTCAACGGCAAATTACAAAGACATTTTGGAGCTAAAAAAGTTAATAGATTCTATTACTCCGGATCAGCTGCCCAATTTTCCTCTTAACAAAACTTCGCACTTTAAGCTTGGAGAGTTGCAGGGGGATTACAACAGTTTTGCAAAAGCATTTCAGGATGAAGCATTATTTACAAGGCTCCAACCCTATGCTCCTGAAAATATTGCAGCCAACCAAAGTCTCTCGGAATACAGGGTAAGAATTGCTACCCTTAAGCAGCAAAAAAGTCTAGAACAGGCAAAATATGAAATCACCAAGAAAAACTACCAGCGTTCACAGGAATTGTTTCAACAGGGAGTAATCGCTTCTGTAGAACTTGAAAATGAGAAAATCAAATTTCTCCAGGCGCAGCAGAATTTAGAAAACATCAACATCTCTTTGTCCCAGATCGAAGAGGGAATCTCCAATGTCAATAAAACAAAAAGCGGAACAGTGATCAATACAGAAAAGGATAAAATCACCTATTCTTCTCAAACATTGCAGCTTTTCGAGCAGCTTAGAAAATCACTCAAACAGTGGGAGCAAAACTACCTCATTGTCTCTAATACAGATGGAGAGGCCAGCTTCCAGCAGTTTTTCGGGGAAAATCAGTTTGTAAAGGCAGGAGACGCCATTTTATCAATCCTACCGGACAACAGAGAAAAATTAGTTGGGCGAATGTCTGTTCCTGCTGCGAATTCAGGGAAAATCATTACTGGTGAAAAAGTACTTATTAAGCTCGATAATTACCGCTATCAGGAATACGGCATCGTGGAAGGTAAAGTACAGAACATTTCCCTATCTCCCGATAAAGATGGAAATTACTACGTTGACGTAGCCCTTCCAAAAGGCTTGAAAACTTCCTACAACAAAACCCTCACTTTCGACAAAGAATTAAAAGGAAACGCCGAAATCGTTACCCAGGACCTGAGACTTATCGAAAGATTTTTCTATCAAATGAGAAAACTACTCGGATATCAAAGTTAA
- a CDS encoding peroxiredoxin family protein, with translation MKKIFLLSAIIASFSLQAQFIVSIQAPVDFKDHDAILYTLNGSKDIIFSKEKIKNNTWTFQYPKNYMGMMKIYFPDSNNTFNFISENKNVNIKLETQANKIKDVIYLDEANERMSNLQEGSQKKELILPALSQIKEYYKDNTEFGKALKTEISRLSGSSEGINPTQHPFIYYYNTNYSKFLSNDASKKVSQDDIINFIDKSNDMLETSSLLRPVLVSYLNTGGNTNVSTSVDKLLDRLKVETPRGQTVLSELIDIFDVYDMQDFKNKYLGMAKNLKCTITDRLASTLKSNANVEIGAVFPNYNFQIPINTNAKTLHDIKADNKIVIFWSSTCSHCESELPQLLAKYNDLKARNIQIVALSLDTDKDSYTKKITAFPWVNDSELKGWNSSYADTYNVHATPTYFILDANNKIINKPEHVGDVLEYFKVK, from the coding sequence ATGAAAAAGATTTTTTTATTATCGGCTATTATAGCTTCATTTTCTTTACAGGCTCAGTTCATCGTTAGTATTCAGGCTCCAGTTGATTTTAAAGATCATGATGCTATCCTGTATACCTTGAACGGCTCCAAAGACATCATTTTTTCAAAAGAGAAAATTAAAAATAATACCTGGACCTTCCAGTATCCTAAGAATTACATGGGAATGATGAAGATCTATTTTCCGGATTCAAACAATACGTTTAATTTTATTTCTGAAAATAAAAACGTAAATATAAAACTTGAGACACAAGCCAACAAGATTAAAGATGTAATCTATCTGGATGAAGCAAACGAAAGGATGAGCAACCTGCAGGAAGGATCACAGAAAAAAGAACTTATACTTCCGGCATTATCGCAAATAAAAGAATATTATAAAGACAATACAGAATTCGGAAAGGCCCTTAAAACTGAGATCAGCAGGCTTAGCGGAAGTTCTGAAGGTATTAATCCAACTCAACATCCCTTTATCTATTATTATAATACCAATTACAGCAAATTTCTTTCTAATGATGCTTCTAAAAAAGTAAGTCAGGATGATATCATCAATTTTATTGATAAATCGAATGACATGCTTGAGACCTCATCTTTATTAAGACCTGTTCTTGTTTCATATCTCAACACAGGAGGTAATACCAATGTGAGTACATCAGTAGATAAGCTCCTTGACAGGTTGAAAGTAGAAACTCCCAGAGGGCAGACCGTTCTTTCCGAATTGATTGATATTTTTGATGTATACGACATGCAGGATTTTAAAAACAAATATCTTGGAATGGCTAAAAATCTTAAGTGTACCATAACAGACAGATTAGCTTCTACTTTAAAATCTAATGCAAATGTTGAAATAGGAGCTGTTTTTCCTAATTATAATTTTCAGATACCGATTAACACAAATGCCAAAACACTCCATGATATAAAAGCGGATAATAAAATAGTGATATTTTGGTCATCAACATGCTCGCATTGTGAAAGTGAACTGCCACAACTTTTGGCCAAGTATAATGATTTAAAAGCAAGAAATATCCAAATTGTTGCTCTGTCTCTGGATACTGACAAAGATTCCTACACGAAGAAAATCACTGCATTTCCATGGGTGAATGATTCAGAATTAAAAGGATGGAACAGCAGCTATGCAGATACATATAATGTTCATGCTACACCAACATATTTTATTTTAGATGCTAACAATAAGATAATCAATAAACCAGAACATGTAGGAGATGTTTTGGAATATTTTAAGGTAAAATAA
- a CDS encoding T9SS type A sorting domain-containing protein, giving the protein MRKNLFAISLLAAIYSVQAQNILVHIDDAATTYVSEGTLLYSGGGMQTRGSGIIDLHGNMMIEGSSTDGFKTITTGGSNKTDGGNIVLRLNTPGSYATSTYGQLYINGLTQANITGIVSKEFRTGRHGTGNSYFQQMAMPFSGKVISSLSTEFGKTFNTSRYDNSILKWDNTNVLQVHYTNLASVTNDPTGYYMVKSKNNDLDTSTPPVSLATIAPTPTGSVFTLNGQPNANLSAPITLQNAGNVNFGLNGSNKNAYNERYNTYLNDLFEFTATPWAGTFGKNIYQFGNPFLTNLDLTKIGYVENGGITDGNNVSNIWGIVYDPGTIITTTSGTYSTGALVQTFNLDGTPVGDVGLVIKPMQTFKIKLRNNTAQTLDFNTLRRFSGTARAASTDYSVVAAKNNSVGSVKQLGIIGLDANGIEISRTYYVVSPSFVTGHQSSVDTTVQVSAGSNMIGTFEEAINGGYDNNYLNYWLYINEANENNFKGKNVKLVNYYPDNVKSYKFEIKENAQPIANGAHALSSGIGFYYKAPNGTAQQAKQGDVIPVAGNEYDLYYGEPNNIVLATDEKTKAARTLVIYNPAIENYFVRFDPDWKKADIEVYDMSGKLVISKKAVDTSRDFVIELDSKIKNSYVVKVVSDKGEIVNTKILK; this is encoded by the coding sequence GTGAGAAAAAATTTATTTGCTATTAGTCTATTAGCAGCTATTTATTCTGTTCAGGCGCAGAATATTCTAGTACACATAGATGACGCTGCTACTACGTACGTAAGTGAAGGCACTTTGTTATACTCCGGTGGAGGAATGCAAACACGAGGTTCCGGCATAATAGATCTTCACGGAAATATGATGATTGAAGGTTCATCTACGGATGGATTTAAAACAATCACAACAGGAGGTTCCAACAAAACAGATGGAGGAAATATCGTCCTAAGACTTAATACTCCCGGAAGCTACGCTACTTCCACATATGGACAACTTTATATTAACGGATTAACCCAAGCGAATATTACAGGTATTGTAAGCAAAGAATTTCGCACAGGTAGGCATGGGACAGGAAATAGCTATTTTCAGCAAATGGCAATGCCATTTTCCGGTAAGGTTATAAGCAGCCTCTCAACTGAATTTGGAAAAACATTCAACACCAGCAGGTATGATAACTCAATTCTTAAATGGGATAATACAAATGTGCTGCAGGTTCATTATACCAATCTTGCATCTGTTACGAATGATCCAACCGGGTATTATATGGTAAAATCCAAAAATAATGACCTTGACACAAGTACACCGCCGGTTTCATTGGCAACCATTGCACCTACTCCAACAGGTTCTGTATTTACATTAAACGGACAACCTAATGCCAATCTTTCTGCACCTATAACGCTACAGAATGCAGGAAATGTAAATTTCGGGCTTAATGGTAGTAATAAGAATGCCTACAATGAAAGGTATAATACTTATCTTAATGATCTTTTCGAATTTACTGCCACTCCTTGGGCAGGAACTTTTGGTAAGAATATTTATCAGTTCGGAAACCCCTTCCTTACCAATTTGGATTTAACAAAGATAGGATATGTAGAAAATGGCGGGATAACGGATGGAAACAATGTGTCAAACATCTGGGGAATTGTATATGATCCGGGTACAATTATTACAACTACGTCCGGAACTTATTCGACGGGAGCTTTAGTGCAAACCTTTAATCTTGATGGGACTCCGGTAGGCGATGTAGGGCTTGTCATTAAACCTATGCAAACATTTAAAATAAAACTCAGAAATAACACAGCTCAGACGTTAGACTTTAATACTTTAAGAAGGTTCAGCGGAACAGCGAGGGCTGCATCCACGGATTATAGTGTTGTAGCGGCAAAGAACAATTCTGTAGGAAGTGTAAAGCAGCTAGGTATTATCGGACTGGATGCTAATGGTATAGAAATATCCAGAACTTATTACGTAGTTTCTCCATCATTCGTCACAGGACATCAGTCATCAGTAGATACAACAGTTCAGGTATCTGCAGGAAGTAATATGATTGGTACTTTTGAAGAAGCAATAAATGGGGGATATGATAATAATTACTTAAATTACTGGCTATATATCAACGAAGCAAATGAAAATAATTTTAAAGGTAAAAATGTTAAGCTCGTTAATTATTATCCTGATAATGTAAAATCTTACAAATTTGAGATTAAAGAAAATGCTCAGCCAATCGCAAATGGTGCACATGCTTTGTCTTCCGGAATTGGATTCTACTACAAAGCACCAAACGGAACTGCGCAGCAGGCCAAACAGGGAGATGTAATTCCTGTAGCAGGTAACGAATATGATTTGTATTACGGGGAGCCTAACAACATTGTTTTAGCAACAGATGAAAAAACTAAAGCTGCAAGAACACTGGTAATTTATAATCCTGCCATAGAAAATTATTTTGTAAGATTTGATCCTGACTGGAAGAAAGCAGATATCGAAGTTTATGATATGAGTGGAAAATTGGTTATCTCCAAAAAGGCGGTAGATACATCACGTGATTTTGTTATCGAATTGGATAGTAAAATCAAAAACTCTTATGTAGTGAAAGTAGTGTCGGATAAAGGAGAAATCGTTAATACAAAAATATTAAAATAG